GCCtcttttgacactattttaaaatatgtactcCCCGCATCTCATTTACGGAAAGGGACAAAGTTACCTAACAATCCAAGAATGAATGACTTTCTAACTGGGAAAAAATTCAAACTGCCCAGCCAGTTTCCATTAACATCCCATTGCTTATGGCACCTTTTCCACTGATGGGGCAATAAGCCATAAAGGTAGGTTTTAGATGGAAAACAGGGCGAGACTTACACAGAAAACCATGCTTCATTTagtcatttatttaaatattcatatCCTGCCCTATAACATAAGGTCTCTGGGCAGCTGACAATCAATTtgatttaaaccatttaaaatttaaaacaacagaaataaaaaaaaattaagcgaataattttaaaagtgattaACTTTAAGtaggaaaaaacaataaaacatgtgaGTATATAGATTTAGATGAAATCATTAGGCCTGAAAGGGCAAAATCTGTCCTCTGACTAATGTGTGATGGTAACAAAAGGTGTGTGCTCTATGTTACAGTTAATCATTATCAGTGCGGTTCTGAATGCCAGTGTTGTTGAGTGATtcgagtgctggactaggagtctgtagggaaggggatcagggttcaaatccctccccagcaatggaaacccaatggCTTAGGGAACTGACACACACTAAGAGGAAGGAAgcagcaaacctcctttgaagaaatctttgccaagaaagccctatgagagGGTTGCCGTAAGTTAGCCATAACAAGGGAGCTGTATGTTCCTGGTAGATTGCTCTGTAACTAAGGCACATTATGCACAAAGCGGCTCCCCGACATGCTCCCTGCAAGCCAAAACTGATGCACACCGCATGACAGAAGGCACCATGTGGTTTCAAGCCACACACTTCCTGGTCTCTCTTACAATCATCCAGAGCCAACTCATTGTGTTGAATAGTTGGAATAGCAAGAAGGAGGAAGACTCTCGGCTAAGGAGGGGAAAAGTTATCGCTTTCTTCAGCTGGCCTTCCTGCATTGGAGGAAAGCTGCACAAAGTGCAAAGACAAAGATAAGAAGCCCACATAACTTTGTAGGAGATAACAactttttattaaataataaaacacttgttttaaaaaatggaaggttTTTGAAGGAAGGGCTTTAGAAAGTGCTGCCTTTGTTTTTACTGAACTGTTTTACACAGTATTTTATCCTTTTTAAGTACATGCTTTAAACTGTCCATAGCTTAAATCTATTTCAATGTTGACTTCTGTATGTCTTTCAGCGTTGACTTTTGTATGTTATACTGTACTTGTTCCAAACTATAGTTCACCTTGAGTACCAATTTTGTGGAAAAAGTAGAGCATGAATAAAGTTAATAatcgcaacaacaacaacatgtaaccCCACTGGATTCGTATTCCAAAGCGAACCATCTGTGCCTCAGTGATCTTCCGGATCACAGAGCTTCTCCTACTCACCAGTCAGCTCCCATCTTATGGAATAGCAAAGTGGAACAGAAGTGTTGGGTCTCATAAATGAAACCCTCGGACCCTGGACCCTTTCGTACTATGTGGACGTATGTGGATTTATACGGCACAACAGATACACAGACACTTTatccatatgcatctgaggaaatagactttagtctacgaaagctcatgctgccaacttctttctttcagttactctcaaaggtgcaacaggaTCTCTTCACATCATAGGCACTTTATAGTAGAGATGTATGTATAGTAGAAATCCTGCACCCACAGCTTTTCCTCTCTGACCCGCTTTGCCATAGGAGTTTCAACCATCAGGTTTTGAGAATGACAGCTTGCTGTATTTACATCAAGTAGGGAAAAGCAGGAAAGACTAACATTACCCTGATAGTGAGGACCTTTTCATAGGCCAATAGAGTCTGCAAATTGGTATCATGCAAAACTCTCTGATTTGCTTGAGCTGTTTCAGAGGGGAAGTCCTGCAGGAGAGACTGCTGCCAGGCTTGGCCTGGTCTGCTTTGCCAAACTTTATCAAAAGTGATTTCCACTCATTATCACAGGAATACACACATTTGGAAGTGTCCAACGGTCATAAAGCCAGCCTTGCAATAGCTAAACACCAAAATCCAAGGAATCATGAGGACTTCCAATGACAAACTGCTCTCAGCTGTTCTCCGCAGACCGCCACATGTATTTTTAGCAACGCATTTGCCAAATGATTGCATCAGACGCAAATTCTTGGAGAAAGTGTTCTATTTTTGTGGGCTCCAGGCACAACACTCTGCATACATTTCAGGACTTACTGACACCCAACACTCCCCTTTTCTCAGCCTGAAAGAGAGATGCACACAGTACCTACTACAAGCCAGGTTAAATCAACTCTAAAGGCTTATGGAAACACCGACTTTTCCCCACAAAGGAGCCAATCACTGTCCTTTGAGCTAAGTAAGGCAAGTCCCTCCACTGAGCTGCTAGACAAGAGCCTCTGAATGACTGTTTTTCCTGGGAACTTTGCTATTTCGGGAGGTACATGGGGGCTGAGCGGGGGAGAGAACCGGTAAAATAAGCACAGCCACAAGTATGACTAGTGACTTTTAGCCAGACAAACCATGCCATTTGTTTCAGATGATCTGCAAAGGGATTAACAGAAGCAGCCCAAAAGGCTGTTGGAGATGCTGCCAGTAGATCAGTTGAATCGCAGAAGTTCCAGACAAATTCAGAAGAAATCTGTTTCTAGACCTCAAGATAATAGGATAAATCCCACCGAAACTTTCCATTCAAGGCTCAAGAAGTAAATAAATTCTACTTGTATCATCCTTACTGAACTCTGCTCTTGATCAATTCCCATATTtccctgctcttttccccatCTCATCACCCGCTATCAATTTCTGGTTCCTCCCGCAAAGACATATGCATATAGTTTTAGGTAATAACTGCAGGTAACCATACACTATTGGAATCCTTTCTCTGAATATATAAACATGAAATAGTTTTTTCTTGTAGCCGAAAGAGCATGCAAGCTTGATTATCGAATCCGATGGATTATTCTAACTATAAAATCCACATTTCCCCTTGTGAACTTTACCGAACCCACAAGTATATATAAAAGCCGTTTAGGCCTCTTCCAGAGGTCTATCCAAACACAGCTATCACAACCATTGTTTTAGCAAGTCATCCAATAAGGCTGGAGACCTTCCTTCCAGGGCATCACAAAGGCACACTTTTCTAATCCATACAATCCAGCAGAAGATCAATATCGAACCTGTCTGGAAACTGTTTCAGCCCAGTTGCCTCCTTAATATTTATAGCAAAGGAATCAATGATTCACAGCTTCAGACATTTTTGTTACACTCAACCATAGCCACTCCATCATGGAAAAAAATACTAATCTGCCTGCTCTGAATTCTCGCCAAGGAGCTGAAGTTGAATGCAAGGATGATTTTAGTCACCGAGCCACTTCTCTTTTTAGTTTCCAGTTTTAGCTGAACAATGTGCCAACTTGCCAGCAGGTGAAACCTACGACTTTCAAAGAATCAAGTCTTGGAAGATATTACAGAGATGTTTGCATGACAGTAAACCATCCTTGATGCTGGCGGGCAATTTGAGCTCTCCGAAACCTCAAGACGACACATACAAGTTAAGTATTACTTAAAAGAAAGGAGGTGAAATCATGGGTCACGCTCCCCTAGAAACTGCCTGCCTCTTCACAAGACAAAACAGGAATTGCAGTGTGGCAAAGAGGCTTGTCTTTCTGACATTCCCTGCCTTTTACCTACTTTAGATTACAAGCCCCATACAGAGTTTCTTCTACATAATCTTATCTCCAGAAAAAGGTTTCATTCATTCAGGCTCTCTCTCCGATCGGACGTCATTCCCAAGCTGCGTTTCAGTTTCACCTCCGTTCCTTGGAACCTCTTACTCATCGGAAATATGCCTTCCACTCCCACAGCCTCATCTGAGCACTTTCCTCTCTGGGGATGCCTCATCTTCGAGGCACGCATTCTCAAGTTTATCAACATAAGCCCTGGCCATGCCTTCCGCGGGATCATCAAAGAGGGTCAGGAGGACTGTTAAAAGCCGTGGGCTCTCccagaaggaaaacaatgcccaaAGAGCACAACGCGGCCTCCGCCACAGGTCCTTGTCGCTTTGCTGCCACCAGGacgagagaagagagaaagcGAGTTAAGGGTCTTGTTCTACAGAGGAGGAATGAACGAGGCAGGGAtgaaattaccatatatactcgaccaTAAGTCggcttcatgtataagtcgagggccaaaactatggatcttgacatgaccagtggataagtcgagggtaaaacctagaggcacgcaacaaaggatctaaagggtgaaACAAAGGAGAACGAAGCCAAAAAACTTCCAGCAGGCATGTTTGTGCTTTTTACTAAAGGCTAGACGGATGAGTAAATAGAGTGGGGTTAAATTagagtacagtacttgcattgactcatggataagttgactctgggttttttggggtcaattttctgaCTACAGTTTCTAGActgatacatgagtatatacagggcctgaacagacaggccaaaataaagctgcttcgggtcactttggaggtatgctatctaaatgatgcatgcatcctatgagtctggaagccatgccaaaaccacactACAATCCTAAGGACCGGAGTGcagcatctggcctcttaagacgtgtGTGTGTCAtatgaacagcatacctccaaagtgacccgaagcagctttattttggcctgtctgtttgggcccacagtAACAGGAGAAAAGATGCTGCAATCATTAACAACCTAAATGTTAATgcctaataataacaataacctaATAATAACCACACAGGTATTGCAGTGCTTCTCGGGGGAGTAGTTATCAGAGGTTTTCAGGGCCCAGCATTAAAGCTGTAAAAAGGGATTTACAGGTacagctttccttccttccttccttgaaagtCGCAAGGGATAGCAACCCATGGCTCCAGGACTAACAATGACACAAGGACTTCGAATAGCTCTGAAAGCACTGATACACAGCTCCTACACAAATAGCGTTTGTTATTACTATCAACAGTATTGTTATTATCAATATGATTATATATGGACGTTCGTGCATATTATATACAATTTATTTGTATACGCACATAGCTACTTAAAACCCATATCTCACTAGTTAATACTGATATGGTTATAAATGTACACACATACCCAGCATACACTGACCTGCCCAAACCCCTCTATAAAGTATGCCCATAATCCACAGACAGGCataggccacacacacacaagctagaCTGAAATGTATATATCGAAAGCAAAATGCACATATCATGTATatatgatagccttttggctgaagagtggggtataaatactattataaataaaatgcatatataggtttcatatatatatatatatatatatatatatacagtatatatatatatgaacacacATACCTCTACCCCAAAACAAACGCACACATACTCAACACCCCACTATAAAACACACCTATCATCCACATAGGTGCATACACTACAGGTATAAAAGCTGAAATACAACTTAAACACACAacgtaaacacacacaaacacatacataaagcaaaatgtacatatatgcaCAAGCATAGGtatcatacacatacacacacctctacGCAAAACCAATACACACACATGCCCAACGCTCCTCTATAAAATACACCGAGCCACAGATGTCCACACTCTACACACACATAaaacctatatgtgtgtgtgtgtgtgtatatatattacaatatatgtgtatacacacacacgatCCAAAAGTATATACGCATAGCCAACATACACTTAGCTATCAGCCCCTCTATAAAGTacacccaaaatccacagatgtcCCCATGCTTCACACATAAGCTATAGACACCACTTACATTTACAGGGTGTATCAAAAgcaaaattcatatatatatatatatatatatatagggatacacgccccatcatccccagacttataataataataatattggttgttgttgttgttattattattattattaaaagatgcccatcatccacagacatGCTTCGCACAGgctatacacaccacacacacacatatatatgcaaaatACATATATAGGTTTTATATACACACCCTGCTATCCCATAACAAATAGGCACACACCCATCATCCACACATATTCacatgctacacacacacacaaaagatatatatatatatacacacacacacatagagagaagCAAAATAGATATATAGCTTCCATACAGATCCCACACACATTCTCTTACCCCAAAACAAATACAACCACCCCCATCATCCACACCCCTCTATGAAagactcccatcatccacagacatCCACAGctacacaccatatatatatacacacatattataAGCTAAATACATATATAGCTTCCATATAAACCCCTCCACACTTTCCTACCCCAAGACAAATACAGACACACCCATCATCCACACCCCACTATAAgagtcccatcatccacagccacACACagcccacatatatatatatatatacacacacacacacacacacatatatctttcATATTCAGCCCTCCCACGCCCTCCTTCCCCAACACAACcacacccatcatccacagaccCCTCCATGAAAGAGTCCCATCATCCACATCCGAGCCTCTCTGAGGCTGCAGAGCCCCTTCCCTGAGACTCACCGCGGGCGGCGCTTCCTCGATTCCCCTCAGAGCCAGGGGCCTGCCTTCGCCGTGGTCCTTCGGGGTCCTTCTCCGTGGGCCGGgctccattcccttcccttcagcGGCGGAAAGGCGGGCGAGGCGGAGGCAGGGCCCCTGGCGGCGCCTCCTCGCGAGAGGCGGCTCCGCCCACCTCCAGCTCCGCTATTAGGCCGCACCCGGCCACCGTCGCCACGGGCAACTAGCCACGCCCACATAGTGACCCCGCCCACACCCCATTCTCAACAATACAGTAAAGGCTTTACATGCCCCTCCGGCCACGCCCCTTTCCTCCCATCCTTGACCAATCCCCTTCGGGATCTTTTTCAGCCAATCCCttggcttcttctttctctctctctctattttctcCGGTTGGGGTTTGTAACCGAAGATTTGACTGGATTATAAAAAGGGGGCGGGTCGGGAAAAAGAGAAACCGGGCTCTGATTGGTCGGTTTGGGGAAGGATAGGAAGTGGCCCTGGCGAGGAGGACTGTGATTGGTGGGAGGGCGGTAGGAGGCGGGGAAAGGCCTGGCTGAGGGAGAGTCCATGGCGGAAAGGTGGGTGCTGCGGTTTAAGGGAGACTTTGGGGGCATTTAGGAAGGGATGCGATAATAGTAATAAGAACAACAGTACATAAGAATTAATGCTATCCTgagggggaaatgtgtgtgtgtctgtatgtatatatatatatatatattgcacacacacacacacacatatattatataatatgttatacatattatatatatatatatatatatattatttatatatatttatatatatatataatatcatctcaagaagaaaaaggataataataataataataatatcgtgTGTCGTCTTAAAGAAGAAGAGTATAATAATATATCTTAAGAAAAAGAAtgcaaataatatataatattatactataatataataaataatatattgtcTCAGGAagaaataacaatagcaatattaATAATATGCCCCCTTAAGAGGGTTATGAGAATATATCATCTCAGgaagaaaaatgtaataatagattattttataataaataataataataattaatatagcaTGCCCTCTTAAGAAGAAtagtataatatattatataatgaaTATTATAATACATCGTCTCAGGaagaaaaaatataataataatatcaataataataataatatattattattaatttacaataataaaaataaatatagtacACCCTcttaagaagaaaataataataataataataataataataataataataataataataataataataaatcatctTAAGAATTTTAATGAGGAGGATGAAAAGATTAACTATTGAGGTATTCCAAGcaatagattatatatatatatatatacacacacacagtagtcTGTTTCCTGTGGCCTAGTATGGAACGGAATAGGCCTAAATAGGAATACAAACCAATATCTGGCTGCGTATTACATAACCTGTTTGGCTCTAAGTACAACCTTaaccttccttcttcccttcctgggTTAGATGTTGCAGCCCAGATCTTCAGGGGTCCTTCTCCAGCTGTTAGAGTACAACCCAAACTGTCCAGTTTTACAATGTGTGCAAACCTTTTGTGTGCAGAGAGTAGGAATGGCCCAGACTCTAACCCTTTCCCTTTGCGCACAGGCTACTACTCCAACATGGATGGAGGAGAAGGTAGTGCTGAGCTAGTGATCAACAAGAGGTTCGTGTCGGAGGCGGAGCTCGAAGAGCGACGCAAGCGGAGACAGGAGGAATGGGAGAAGGTTCGGAAACCCGAAGACCCAGAAGGTATGTGATGGTCATGGGATTCCAGAAAAGAGACACTCGGAGGACTTTGTAGCATTGCTGTACTTTCATGCAAGATACTGCCCTGGAAGAAAACTAGAACGAATAGGGCAGCAGGCAGAGTGTTGGTTAATTCAAAGGAATAGTTGGGTACCTTGTTGTAATAGTAAACAACTTAGTAatagttgagagccagtgtggtgtagtggtttgggtgctggacgttgactctggggaacagggtttgaatccctgctcagccgtggaagcCCATTGGAtgacatgaagtcgaaggctttcatggctggcatccatgttttttgtgggattttcgggccacgttctagaagagtttattcctgacgttttgccaggaAGCTGCcaatcacagatgctggcaaaacatcagcaataaactcttctagaacatggcctcatagctcaaaaaaactcactggatgaccttgggtgagtgacactctctcagcttcagaggaaagccatggcaaaccccctccgaacaaatctttctaggaaaaccctgtgatagaggtCATTTATCCCTAATGTCTGCCAGTGCAGAAATGCATAGATAAAGCATCCATGTCGGGTCTAACCTCCATTTGACAACCTCCATTCTCCCAGGTAGTCTTTTCCACTGTGGAATGGCTTGCACCATCAGCATGCTTTTCCTTATGTTTAATTAGGATCGCCTAATTAATTTGTTTCAAAATGGTTACCTGTAAAATGTGTTTcttctccatctcccagaatgTCCCGAGGAAGTGTATGACCCCCGATCGCTCTATGAAAGACTCCAAGAGCAGAAAGACAAGAAGCAGCAGGAATTTGAAGAACAGTTCAAGTTTAGTAAGTGTTAGGAGGAAGCACCTCTGTGGATCCTGCCATAGAGAGATTCAGCACTCCATGTTTCTAGTCCCATTACATCTCTCAGATTCCTGTAGAGTTTTACTTTAAACCTTGCTATGGGATGTTTGACTCACACCCCACATGGGACCTGCACGcccatttttaatatgttttccctTTGTGAGTCTTTTGCTCCCCAAAACAGTCACACATCCCCACTGCAGTAATGAAATGGATTCTGAGTAGGCCATATAGGTAGTGTATTTTTCTGCACATTCTCACATGCAccaatttttgtttaaattggGAGTGATGGGGCAGGGCTTTAGAGGTTGTAAAAGTATGGCCCAGGACCCATATTTGACCTACAGGCCTCGCTTTCCCTAGCTGCTTAAAGCACAATGAGAACCATCAAATCCAGAATGGGACCATGCGGTAATGGAGGACCAAGATAGCAGTGGCTCCCTAGTCAAAGATTTGTCATAGTAACCATGGCTGTTCTCCTGTCATCTTCAGAAAACATGGTCAGAGGCCTAGACGAAGACGAGACCAAGTTCCTCGATGAGGTTTCACGGCAGCAAACGCTGATAGAAAAGCAGCGTCGAGAGGAAGACCTAAAAGAGCTCAGCGAGTACAGAATATCCTTGTCGTTGAtgcttcttgttcttgttctggCTTGAGAGCTAAAAAGGGGTAGGTGAACTTTTCAGCTCTGAAAAGGGGTGATTGTGAACTGAAGACCAAGGGTTTGCTCAGTTCCCTCTTTTCCATGGAGAACCAGGACACCAGTAGATGTCTTGAGCTCATTGGCGCACCGTTTTTCCTTAGCGGGAAGTGCTTGGTTTTTAAAGACAGATTTGTTTCTGGTTTTTTAAGACCCATTCCTCCCTCCTTTGAATTTGAGTATTGCCTGATTAAGTGTAGCAGAAAATCTCTCCCCTTTGccctttctttttgtctgagGCAAATGTACGGGTCCTAGATGCTGCCTAGGAGCAATTATGTGATCACTTGAAATGGATGGCAAGAAGGGAGCCCCTGCTTGCATTCAGAGGCAGGCTTGGTGCAGATAGTCACAAAATGGCTCCATCTCCATATGTTTACTGGTCTTCTGTGCCTGTTTTTACTTACACTTGATGTATCAAGGATGACAGCTGGGATTTATATTTAGTTCCTGCTTAGGGGTTTGCTTTGGGGAGCATGAGGGCAACAGGACTGCTGTGCTCATTCAGTCATCCAAGTCCAGCAGTGCCTTGCTGGAGGGCAGCTGGGTTCCTCAATGTTGCCTTTGTGTCTGGCGGAGGAATGTGTTTATCCTGGCATTTGCCTGGCATGGGTCCTTGGTTGCGTGTGAAGCCTGCCCAAACAAGAATTTTCCAGCACAGAAAGGGACACTGGATGTGAAAAACAAAGGTGTGAGCAGCAGCTGACTTGCATGATATGGGATGGAGCTGCAGTGCATCTAGCAGTGGGTTGCCTGTGAGTTATTGGACACTTGCTTTATGGCCTCAGTTGTAGCAGGTAGACATGCTGTAATAACTCTCCAGTTGTCCATTTAGAAGATTAGGTTTGaggggttattttgaattttccaAATGActtttcctcattcataactcTCCACAAGGTGGCATCAGGGAGTTATCTTAAATGTGGTGGAGAGCATTCCAGTCAAATAAGGGCCAGAGTGCAGGCAATAGTAAATGTATGTTTGCATTTAGTCTGTGAGGTTTTACAAACAAAAGAGCATTAGTTGACAGAAATTGATAAATATTGGGTTCACAGAGAACATGGAGAGGTTATTTAACCTTTTGGTATTCTGCTTTGATCTTCAGGAAAGTCCCTATCCAAAGCTAATATTTGCATTGGGAAGAAATTCCCCCAAGGTCTAAGGTCTAAATACCCTTCCACTCCAATTCCCTCCTCAAGTGCCTTTTGATCCTTAACCTTGAATTCACAGTACTTTGGCCAAAGTGGGGGTCAGTGCTGACCTGAAGAAGGAGGCGGAGAAGAAGCTGTCAGTGAAATCCGTAGAAGGCAAGAGCAAGTTCTCTCAGGCAAAGCTATTGGCAGGAGCTGTGAAACATAGAAGGTAGGCTTTGCATGAAGTTGTGCATGGAACtatctgaaagcaaaggtgtcactctctcagccactcatgcaagaagttttggtttttggaatattttggatttcagaattttgaataggggagactcagcctgtagtgTTAGTTCTTTTGGAAGCCACAAAGCCAGTTGTTCTAGCCAAAATCCATTATTTGGTGGGGAACTGGGCACAGCAAAGACCAGCCCCAACTCTGAATTGGCGAGATGGGCTAGAATATCCCTCCATGATCATGCTGGAGACTTCCCACAGCCTCTGAAGTTCAGTGATAGGGTCCAGGAAAGCATAACTTTTGTTTGGAGAACAAATGCAGTGCATCCCCCCTCCTTGTACTGAGGATGCATGGAGGCATGGTCAGTGAAACTTCTCACATGTGTTGACACTTCAAAATTCAaagctctttttgttgttgcattgCTTTGCAGTTCCGATGGTGCCAACAGTGTGAAGAGACTGAAGCTTGACCCAGATCCTGACCATGACAAGGCTCCAGGTATGTGTGTTCATCAGACAGGAAATCATGTCGTTCAATGGCTTTTCAGGGGGCTGTGCACTGGTGACATTGTCCTTGCAAACATCTCACTGGTTGTTTGTAAGGAGGGGAGTCATAGAGTCGGAAGGACTTAGGCCATCGAATGCAACTCCCCGCTCAGTGCAGGAACTCcaactagagcatccccagcaggtagttgCCCAGCCTATTTCAAGAAAGCTGTTGTTTTATGGTTGGATGGAG
This genomic stretch from Sceloporus undulatus isolate JIND9_A2432 ecotype Alabama chromosome 8, SceUnd_v1.1, whole genome shotgun sequence harbors:
- the PSME3IP1 gene encoding PSME3-interacting protein isoform X2, with the protein product MDGGEGSAELVINKRFVSEAELEERRKRRQEEWEKVRKPEDPEECPEEVYDPRSLYERLQEQKDKKQQEFEEQFKFKNMVRGLDEDETKFLDEVSRQQTLIEKQRREEDLKELSEYRSTLAKVGVSADLKKEAEKKLSVKSVEGKSKFSQAKLLAGAVKHRSSDGANSVKRLKLDPDPDHDKAPAPSCIPLGSSSSMSVSALHCPSAAVCIGILPGLGAYSGSSDSESSSDSEGTINSTGKIVSSVFRGSNFFDNPL
- the PSME3IP1 gene encoding PSME3-interacting protein isoform X1 is translated as MDGGEGSAELVINKRFVSEAELEERRKRRQEEWEKVRKPEDPEECPEEVYDPRSLYERLQEQKDKKQQEFEEQFKFKNMVRGLDEDETKFLDEVSRQQTLIEKQRREEDLKELSEYRSTLAKVGVSADLKKEAEKKLSVKSVEGKSKFSQAKLLAGAVKHRSSDGANSVKRLKLDPDPDHDKAPEAPSCIPLGSSSSMSVSALHCPSAAVCIGILPGLGAYSGSSDSESSSDSEGTINSTGKIVSSVFRGSNFFDNPL